The Oryza glaberrima chromosome 9, OglaRS2, whole genome shotgun sequence genome includes a window with the following:
- the LOC127783986 gene encoding 2-oxoglutarate-dependent dioxygenase 33 has protein sequence MGSDFKAIPLIDISPLVGKIDDPSMVNDEDLLQVVQMLDDACREAGFFYVKGHGIADSLMKEVRDVTQKFFQLPYEEKLKIKMTPQSGYRGYQRVGENITKGKPDMHEAIDCYTPIEPGKYGDLAKPMVGSNLWPKYPSNFDVLLENYISLLRDLSRKIMRGIALALGAPVDAFEGTTAGDPFWVCRLIGYPVSTDIPEEQRTDTGCGAHTDYGLLTLVNQDDDICALEVRNQSGEWIYAKPIPGTFVCNIGDMLKVWSNGIYQPTLHRVVNNSPRYRVSVAFFYESNFDAAVEPVEFCRERTGGVAKYEKVVYGEHLVQKVLTNFVM, from the exons ATGGGTTCTGACTTCAAGGCAATCCCCTTGATCG ACATTAGTCCCCTTGTCGGAAAGATTGATGATCCCAGCATGGTCAATGACGAGGATTTGCTGCAAGTTGTGCAAATGTTGGACGATGCCTGCAGGGAGGCTGGATTCTTTTATGTG AAAGGCCATGGGATTGCTGACTCGCTAATGAAGGAAGTTAGGGATGTGACACAGAAGTTCTTTCAGCTTCCTTATGAGGAAAAACTCAAGATTAAAATGACACCTCAGAGTGGATACAG AGGGTACCAAAGAGTTGGTGAAAATATTACCAAGGGTaaacctgacatgcatgaagcaATTGAT TGCTACACGCCTATTGAACCTGGTAAATATGGAGACCTTGCTAAACCAATGGTAGGATCTAATTTGTG GCCCAAATATCCATCAAATTTTGATGTACTGCTGGAAAACTATATCAGCCTTCTAAGAG ATCTTTCAAGAAAGATCATGCGAGGTATAGCCTTGGCATTGGGTGCGCCAGTTGATGCTTTTGAAGGTACAACCGCAGGAGATCCTTTTTGGGTTTGCAGGCTGATCGGTTATCCTGTATCAACTGATATTCCAGAAGAGCAGCGCACTGATACTGGGTG TGGAGCTCACACAGACTATG GTCTTCTGACATTGGTTAATCAGGATGATGACATATGCGCCCTTGAG GTCAGAAACCAATCAGGTGAATGGATATATGCCAAACCAATCCCAGGAACCTTCGTCTGCAACATCGGTGACATGCTGAAG GTTTGGTCAAACGGAATATATCAGCCAACACTTCATCGAGTTGTTAACAACTCCCCTCGCTACCGTGTATCTGTTGCATTCTTCTATGAG TCAAACTTCGATGCTGCCGTAGAGCCTGTTGAGTTCTGCCGGGAGAGAACAGGTGGTGTTGCCAAGTATGAAAAGGTTGTGTACGGAGAACACTTGGTTCAGAAAGTCTTGACAAACTTCGTCATGTAA